The Anopheles merus strain MAF chromosome 2L, AmerM5.1, whole genome shotgun sequence genome has a segment encoding these proteins:
- the LOC121594171 gene encoding probable inactive tRNA-specific adenosine deaminase-like protein 3, which yields MSTEPETKRPKLIVESVKPPSKIRSILGDEFTQPTPVIEVYIGRVAESRQLSQLVPALARILPIGTLQHLKRVNRDGTIILAPVVQLLEKLPVESAECEEKQANSIESRLSRFLLSEGIDRTIVDGLGEQQLKVMPVPATQPLLRWQYEAANKLWPCKFHPNRHHEALYADTLFGAQEAAAHRRFMEICLQLSAHYGSRPFGVCVHPRPAGSRIVAIGGGSSDRHPIWHCPMVLIDMVAVSQNGGIWHRKQDDEQSDAMPAEDGFQLGGIDPQYRRFVRERYGDTVCLGAEPTRTGTAAEIEAAGAADDNLAKYGPYLCTGYDVYLTHEPCIMCAMALVHSRVRRVFFHRPTPGRGALGTLVKLHTVKELNHHYEVFRIV from the coding sequence ATGTCAACCGAACCGGAGACTAAGCGACCCAAGCTGATCGTAGAAAGTGTTAAACCACCGTCCAAAATACGATCGATTCTGGGTGACGAATTTACGCAACCAACACCAGTGATCGAGGTGTACATTGGGCGTGTGGCCGAAAGTCGACAGCTCTCCCAGCTGGTACCGGCCCTGGCACGCATTCTTCCCATCGGTACGCTGCAGCATCTGAAGCGAGTGAATCGCGATGGAACGATCATCTTGGCGCCCGTTGTTCAGTTGCTGGAGAAGCTACCGGTAGAGTCTGCGGAGTGTGAAGAGAAGCAAGCAAATTCTATCGAATCACGCCTCTCAAGGTTCCTGCTCTCCGAAGGCATTGATCGTACCATTGTCGATGGACTCGGCGAGCAGCAGTTGAAGGTCATGCCGGTGCCCGCCACCCAGCCACTGCTCCGGTGGCAGTATGAGGCAGCAAATAAGCTCTGGCCGTGCAAATTCCATCCCAACCGGCACCACGAAGCACTGTACGCGGACACGCTGTTCGGGGCACAGGAAGCCGCAGCCCACCGCAGGTTCATGGAGATCTGTCTGCAGCTGTCGGCGCACTACGGAAGCCGACCGTTCGGGGTGTGTGTTCATCCTCGGCCTGCTGGTAGTCGGATAGTGGCCATTGGTGGAGGAAGCAGCGACCGTCATCCGATCTGGCACTGCCCAATGGTGCTGATCGATATGGTTGCCGTATCGCAGAACGGGGGCATATGGCACCGAAAGCAGGACGACGAACAAAGCGATGCCATGCCGGCGGAGGACGGGTTCCAACTCGGTGGAATCGACCCACAGTATAGGCGCTTCGTTCGCGAGCGCTACGGTGACACGGTTTGCCTTGGTGCGGAACCGACGCGAACCGGAACGGCAGCAGAGATAGAAGCGGCAGGCGCTGCGGACGATAATCTTGCCAAATACGGCCCCTATCTCTGCACCGGGTATGACGTGTACCTGACGCACGAACCCTGCATAATGTGCGCGATGGCCCTGGTGCATAGCCGGGTGCGGCGCGTATTCTTTCACCGGCCGACACCGGGACGCGGTGCACTGGGGACGCTGGTGAAGCTGCACACGGTGAAGGAGCTGAACCATCACTACGAGGTGTTCCGGATTGTTTAA
- the LOC121594174 gene encoding uncharacterized protein LOC121594174, whose amino-acid sequence MATVISLLANHCNSPFEQHHQQQQQLLQCPVYEPGPVTLQQRYSGTGGGGGGVGSGRHRSEPAAAYQQQQQLDALDFHLFSRTLEQEFEQMEYSGSSGPYQQYQQHDQQQQQQQQASARRQGQQDFEQISPGYNLDSEDTYSGSPNNFQDYQNNFVDSPPDSKEPWPIDYNKMHTVIASSSGANDTTNASPTVTAVAVATVAGPTIAAVTSLHHQQQQQQQQQQQQQQQQQQQQQQQQDNGGIFLNNAILPSRKRRVEWMSPQEEDTDGTETKIANIDKERDARRKGSMRWADDLDLDLSNELSSNGYISDSLLNFPVFKQELPSPPQKHSQHQQHSQQQQQQQQHQLHQQQQQSLHQQAAAAAAAAAAGSSQDHSQPSQQTSPSGLQPSLSGNVPNSHQQQQQQQQQQVAQQQYHQQHQGQNSMNGPGLMNNATHQQAAGAIGAGLSNLQSFLQSNRLDTDPSGGILQMQQDGTLTAARGDKTHDDHNRFQYVLAAATSIATKNNEESLTYLNQGQSYEIKLKKLGDLSPFRGKILKSIIKICFHERRLQYMEREQMQLWQASRPGERILDVDIPLSYGLMQVQPTSSNLLNTIEVFWDPMKEVGVYVKVNCISTEFTPKKHGGEKGVPFRIQVETYIDTNGGLHNGGGGGGAANAAPVGGVDDKDGIRPLHAAACQIKVFKLKGADRKHKQDREKILKRPVAEQEKYQRSCDCTILTDITTDSVIQPLGGSFSPEHIKRNVSPLLTGGPTSPGQLNKFENIMSSVLGGGGVAPNGLSPGVKPTPTTTAATAAMVVAAAAAAVAGVQANHPIGISNVSSTNGLCKASPLGGEQPIGGVLSPQQPSELDDYVPTITKETSPGSLAQWLAVHRLSAYTKTFAQFSGSDLLRMSKEDLCKICGLADGIRMFNILHSKAITPRLTIYVSFEANIYHAIYLHSNTIPELVQNLSKIPGFLEAINALNTPNSSDGGLWNGASTFGAAGRSSLNAGGGVVASSSGSGGAGANGGAGLGGKFSTPGGISLSVPSPSSPPISSSCGIAKLQLLINGPNGIQVLLTEDVLNNVKDETLFQLELKSNGNILMKAVHSVTAAGGPDCSIDDDAN is encoded by the exons ATGGCGACGGTCATCTCACTGTTGGCTAACCACTGCAACAGTCCCTTCGAGcagcatcaccagcagcagcagcagctactcCAGTGTCCAGTGTACGAGCCGGGACCGGTAACGCTACAGCAGCGATACAGCGgtaccggcggcggcggcggcggcgttgGTAGTGGTCGACACCGATCCGAACCGGCGGCGGcgtatcagcagcagcagcagctggacgCGTTAGATTTTCATCTGTTCAGCCGAACGCTCGAGCAAGAGTTCGAACAAATGGAATACTCCGGAAGTTCCGGTCCTTACCAACAGTACCAGCAGcacgatcagcagcagcagcagcagcagcaagcatcAGCAAGACGTCAAGGGCAGCaagatttcgagcag ATCTCGCCCGGCTACAACCTGGATAGCGAGGACACGTACAGCGGTTCGCCGAACAACTTCCAGGACTACCAGAACAACTTTGTCGATTCACCGCCCGATTCTAAGGAACCGTGGCcgatcgactataacaagatgcACACCGTGATCGCGTCGAGCAGCGGTGCCAACGATACGACGAACGCATCGCCGACCGTCACGGCGGTCGCGGTTGCTACAGTGGCCGGTCCCACGATTGCTGCCGTAACCTCTCTCcatcatcagcaacagcagcagcagcagcagcagcagcagcagcagcagcagcagcagcagcagcagcagcagcagcaggataaTGGTGGAATATTCTTAAACAACGCCATACTTCCCAGTCGAAAGCGACGGGTGGAATGGATGTCACCGCAGGAGGAGGACACCGACGGTACCGAGACAAAGATTGCCAACATCGATAAGGAGCGTGACGCACGTCGCAAGG GAAGCATGCGTTGGGCCGATGATCTTGATTTGGACCTCAGCAATGAGCTCTCCAGCAACGGATACATTAG TGATTCGCTGTTGAATTTCCCTGTGTTCAAGCAGGAACTTCCATCTCCTCCTCAGAAG CATTCtcagcaccagcaacactcccaacaacaacaacagcagcagcagcatcaactccatcaacaacagcagcaaagttTGCAccagcaggcagcagcagcagcagcagctgcggcAGCAGGCAGCTCACAAGATCATTCGCAACCATCCCAACAAACCAGCCCGTCCGGTTTGCAACCATCGCTGAGTGGAAATGTTCCCAACTctcaccaacagcagcaacagcaacaacaacaacaggttGCCCAACAACAATATCACCAGCAACATCAGGGTCAAAACTCGATGAACGGTCCCGGTTTGATGAACAATGCGACTCATCAGCAAGCGGCCGGAGCGATCGGTGCCGGGCTGAGCAATCTGCAGAGCTTTCTGCAGAGCAACCGGCTGGACACTGATCCGAGTGGAG GCATTTTGCAGATGCAGCAGGATGGCACGCTGACAGCGGCACGTGGTGACAAAACACATGACGATCATAATCG gttccAGTACGTGCTGGCGGCCGCAACCTCGATCGCGACGAAGAACAATGAAGAATCTCTCACCTACCTTAACCAGGGCCAGAGCTACGAGATCAAGCTGAAGAAGCTTGGCGATCTGTCCCCGTTCCGGGGGAAGATTCTGAAGAGTATTATCAAGATATGCTTCCACGAGCGCCGGCTGCAGTACATGGAGCGGGAGCAGATGCAGCTCTGGCAGGCGTCCCGGCCCGGCGAGCGCATCCTGGACGTGGACATCCCGCTGTCGTACGGGTTGATGCAGGTGCAGCCGACCAGCAGCAACCTGCTCAACACGATCGAGGTGTTCTGGGACCCGATGAAGGAGGTCGGCGTGTACGTGAAGGTGAACTGCATTTCCACCGAATTCACGCCCAAAAAGCATGGCGGCGAGAAGGGTGTACCGTTCCGGATTCAGGTAGAAACGTACATCGACACCAACGGTGGGCTGcataatggtggtggtggtggtggcgctgcTAATGCGGCGCCGGTCGGCGGAGTGGACGATAAGGACGGCATACGACCGCTCCATGCGGCTGCTTGCCAGATAAAG GTGTTCAAATTGAAGGGAGCCGACCGGAAGCACAAACAGGATCGGGAGAAAATACTCAAGCGTCCGGTGGCGGAGCAGGAGAAGTACCAGCGCAGCTGCGACTGCACGATACTGACCGACATTACGACCGATTCCGTCATCCAGCCGCTCGGTGGCAGCTTTAGCCCCGAACA CATTAAACGAAACGTGTCGCCCCTGCTGACCGGTGGACCCACCTCACCCGGCCAGCTGAACAAGTTCGAAAACATCATGTCGAGCGTGCTgggcggtggcggtgttgCACCGAACGGGCTTAGCCCGGGGGTGAAACCGACCCCGACGACGACCGCAGCGACGGCGGCGATGGTTGTAGCGGCGGCCGCGGCTGCCGTTGCCGGCGTGCAGGCCAACCATCCGATCGGCATCAGCAACGTGAGCTCCACGAACGGGCTGTGCAAAGCGTCCCCGCTCGGTGGCGAGCAGCCGATCGGCGGTGTACTGTCGCCCCAGCAACCGAGCGAGCTGGACGATTACGTGCCGACCATTACGAAGGAAACGAGCCCGGGCTCGCTGGCGCAGTGGCTGGCCGTGCACCGGCTGTCCGCGTACACGAAAACGTTCGCCCAATTTTCCGGCTCGGATCTGTTAAG AATGTCCAAGGAGGATCTTTGCAAAATCTGTGGCCTTGCGGATGGGATTCGAATGTTCAACATTCTCCATTCAAA AGCCATCACGCCACGTCTGACGATCTACGTGAGCTTCGAAGCGAACATCTACCACGCGATCTATCTGCACTCCAACACGATCCCGGAGCTGGTGCAAAATCTGTCGAAAATTCCCGGCTTCCTGGAGGCGATCAACGCACTCAACACGCCCAACTCGTCCGACGGGGGGCTCTGGAATGGTGCGAGCACTTTCGGGGCGGCGGGCCGTTCGTCGCTTAACGCCGGTGGTGGCGTTGTCGCTTCCAGCAGTGGCAGTGGTGGAGCTGGCGCTAATGGTGGTGCTGGTCTGGGTGGtaaattttccacccccgGTGGCATATCACTGTCCGTGCCGTCCCCTTCGTCTCCGCCGATCTCGTCCTCGTGCGGCATTGCcaagctgcagctgctgatTAATGGCCCGAACGGCATACAGGTGCTGCTGACCGAGGATGTGCTGAACAACGTGAAGGATGAGACACTGTTCCAGCTGGAGCTGAAATCGAACGGAAATATACTGATGAAAGCGGTCCACAGTGTTACCGCGGCCGGTGGTCCAGACTGCTCGATCGACGACGATGCGAACTGA
- the LOC121594173 gene encoding uncharacterized protein LOC121594173, with product MEQDIIKRPCSIVPSYMVNKMRIDIENPLLQSHRQRETTGIKKLYNSFFVMF from the coding sequence ATGGAGCAGGATATCATTAAGCGCCCGTGCAGTATCGTACCATCGTACATGGTCAACAAGATGCGGATAGACATTGAGAATCCGCTGCTCCAGAGTCACCGCCAGCGCGAAACCACCGGCATCAAGAAGCTGTACAATTCGTTCTTCGTTATGTTCTAA